The sequence CCGTACTAATCATTGGGTTAGCCATTCTAACATCTGGGTTAAGCATCCGAAACAGTGGGTGTTTAAGGGGGATGTCAAAGAGAGGGGCAAGGGAGATGTTTTTTCATGTAAAATCAACTGTTGAACACACGAAATCCCTTCCTTGTTGAAGACTCTAAATATCCTGTTGAAGCATGGTCATCCCCTATACCTTTATACCCTTATACCCCTATACCTTTGAAGATGCTGCACCATTCGTATCATTTGTATATTAGTATCGCTAAATCAGAAACATGAGCAAATTAAAAATAGCAGATAAGATTTTTACTTCCCGCCTGTTCACCGGCACCGGCAAGTTCGGTTCAAGCGCATTGATGGAAGAAGCCCTGCTCGCTTCCGGCTCAGAACTTGTTACGGTGGCGCTCAAGCGAATAGATACTTCAAAAGTTTCTAAAACTTTTGAAGTATACGAGGATGATATTCTGAAACATCTTTCTCATCCGCAATTCAATCTTCTGCCTAACACATCAGGAGTGCGTACTGCCCGCGAAGCAATTTTTGCCGCTCAGATGGCTCGCGAAGCATTAGAAACAAACTGGCTCAAATTAGAAATCCATCCAGACCCGAAATATTTATTGCCCGACCCTATTGAAACTCTCAAAGCCGCAGAAGAATTAGTGAAACTCGGATTTATTGTTCTTCCTTATTGCAATGCAGATGCTGTGCTTTGCAAACGACTGGAAGAAGCCGGATGCGCTGCCGTGATGCCGCTCGGCTCTCCCATCGGAAGCAACAACGGCTTGCAGACAAAAGCAATGCTCGAAATAATTATTGCTCAAAGTAAAATTCCTGTAGTGATAGATGCCGGCATCGGAGCGCCTTCTCACGCTGCCGAAGCAATGGAAATGGGAGCAAGCGCTGTGTTGGTGAACACCGCCATTGCCGTTGCAAACGATCCCGTGCAAATGGGAATCGCTTTCAAACTTGCTGTAGAAGCCGGGAGAATGGCTTATGAATCAAAAATGGGAAACAGAAAAAAAACTGCAGAGGCAAGCAGTCCGCTTACCGCTTTTCTGGATTAACCACCAAACTACAAAAGTTTTCAAAACTTTTGTAGTTTGTGCCTGCAAGCATACTTTAAAAATGGAAGAAGAAAAATTTTACCATATTTTTAACAGGGGAAATAATCGAGAAAATATTTTTAAAGAAGAAGACAACTATTATTATTTCCTAAAACAATATGAAAAATATCTTTTAAATACTGTTGATACGTATGCGTATTGTTTAATGCCCAATCATTTTCATTTGCTGGTACAAATAAAAAAAATCGAAAACAAAACCTCAAAAGCTTTATCACGCCTAACTCCGGCAGAAAAGGCATTTAAAGATTTCTTCATCTCGTATGCTAAGAGTATAAATAAAAAATACGGACGCACAGGAAGTTTGTTTCAGTATAAGTTCAAGAGAAAAGAAATCAAGGACGAAATGTATTTAAAGAAGTTGATTTTA comes from Bacteroidota bacterium and encodes:
- a CDS encoding thiazole synthase, whose amino-acid sequence is MSKLKIADKIFTSRLFTGTGKFGSSALMEEALLASGSELVTVALKRIDTSKVSKTFEVYEDDILKHLSHPQFNLLPNTSGVRTAREAIFAAQMAREALETNWLKLEIHPDPKYLLPDPIETLKAAEELVKLGFIVLPYCNADAVLCKRLEEAGCAAVMPLGSPIGSNNGLQTKAMLEIIIAQSKIPVVIDAGIGAPSHAAEAMEMGASAVLVNTAIAVANDPVQMGIAFKLAVEAGRMAYESKMGNRKKTAEASSPLTAFLD
- a CDS encoding transposase, whose protein sequence is MEEEKFYHIFNRGNNRENIFKEEDNYYYFLKQYEKYLLNTVDTYAYCLMPNHFHLLVQIKKIENKTSKALSRLTPAEKAFKDFFISYAKSINKKYGRTGSLFQYKFKRKEIKDEMYLKKLILYIHQNPVAAGFCEQLHEWKFSSFHALLSDSPTKLMRKEVIDWFEDKENFIYCHKKLVEVYEDY